The window TTTTTAACCATTCTTTCATTAGACTTAGTACATAACTATAACTAGCTTAATTCAAAATTATATATTCCTGAAATTAAGTTAAATCGTAATTCAAATCTTCTAATCTTATTGCGATAACGATAAACTAGTATTTTAAATCTTTTTAATCTAGCAAAAACATGTTCAATGGCAATTCTAACTTTACTTAAAAAGCTATTATATTCCTTTTTATCTGGATTTAAAGGATTATTTTTACTCTTTTTAATTGGCAATAATGTATTTTTATGAACATTTTGCAAACCTTGATATCCTGAATCAGCAATTAATTCTAATTTTGGATTTATAAGTGTATTTGATTTTAAAAATAACTTATAATCATGAATACTGCCATAACAAAAATCTACTGAAATAATTTTATTGTTAAATAAATCAATAATTATTTGCGATTTTAATGAATGTTGCCTTTTCTTACCAAAAAATAATAATTTTAGTTTTTTTTAATTCTTTCAATTGGAATTTCTGTAGCATCAATTGCTAATAAATTATTATTAGTACCCTTATGTACCAAGTCTATTATTTAATAACACAATATTTTTAACAAAAATACTAACAATAATTTCTCTAAGCAAAAAAACCAATTCCCGTTAAAATAATTTCTTCATCATTAAACCCAATAATATTTATAGTATATTTGTAGGCATTAAAATTAATCTGCTTAATTTCAGTAATATCTAATTTCTTTTTTAAATTTAATAAATTCGGATATTGATTTTCCGATAATATTGGCAAACTAACATCATCAATAATATTAAATTTTTTATTAGTTACAAGATAATTGTAAAGATAATTATAAATTTCTTTTTTTACCTTATTTTTTCAATTATCATTTAAAAATTCTCAATCTTGAATTTTCTTTAAAAAAAATTTTGGAAATGAAATAGCAAAAGCAATATATTCAGCAATAGTTTTGTTTCGCTTCTGTTTCAATCTATTCATTGAACTAATTAATATTTTTTGATTAGCCATTTTATTAGTAAAATAATTAGTTACAATAAAAGGCTGAATTGGCAATTGTTCATACTGTTCATATAAATTATCATCTTTAATATTAGTACTAATAAAATAAATATAAATTACTAAATCAGAATGATAAGTTTTATTTTCTTCAATAAGAGCCTGGGATGCATCATATAACTTTTCTCTAAAAGTATCTCAATCATTAATACCAGCACACTCATTAAGACATTGTGTAGTAATTATTGGTTTAATTTTAATATCACTACCAAATTCAATTGGATTTGCAAAAATAAAATCTCTTAATGAATCATTTACTTCACGATAAATTTCTTTTCCTAATACTTTATCAGTAAATAATACCCATTCACTAGTTAAATAACCAGTAGTAGCATTAGTTATGTTATTTTGAGAAATTTGTTCTCTAGAACCTTGAAATGAATAAAAGTTAAAATAATTTTTATAAAACATATTTGTATTAATAATTTTTAAATTAAAGGATAATGAAAAAATATTAGCATTAATAACTTCATAAATATCAGGACGATTAATCTCATATATTTCAATATCTTTAACTAACACTTTTTTTATTTCCACATCATCTTGAATAAAACTATTATCAATTTCTTTACCATTTTCAGTAGTGATATATTTATAGCGATAATCAAATTTTTTATAAGTTTTATTATTTGCTTGTAAAAATTTATTACTCTGAACATAATTTTTAAAATATTTTAATACTAAATTTTCTAATTCAATAAGTCGTAAGCTTTTAAAATTATCATAGTTTTCAACATTAATTTTAGCACCATCTAAAAGTAAACTATCATTAACAATACCAGGTTCTGAATCATCATTAGGAAATGGGTTAATCGTTAAACCATTACCATCATCAGGATTAAGAATTTTAGGCTTAATATCAGGAATCTTTTTACTTTCACTATCTTCTAAATTAATAATGGCATTACTAAAAACACTAACCATATCTAATGTTAATAAATATATACTAGGAATAATTATCGCAATAACTGTAAAAGTTAAAATTAATCCTAGTCACAATTTATTTTTAGTAAAAATAGTTACTTTTTTAGTAATTTTATTAATATTTTTTCAATGGTTAGAATTTCTTTTAATCAATATCATTTTCTCCTTCCAAAAATTATTAATAATTTTTTATTTTATTGAATATCTACTTTTTAATTTTATATTTTTTATCAATTTAATGCAAATAATGTCAAGA is drawn from Spiroplasma endosymbiont of Asaphidion curtum and contains these coding sequences:
- a CDS encoding transposase family protein — encoded protein: MLFFGKKRQHSLKSQIIIDLFNNKIISVDFCYGSIHDYKLFLKSNTLINPKLELIADSGYQGLQNVHKNTLLPIKKSKNNPLNPDKKEYNSFLSKVRIAIEHVFARLKRFKILVYRYRNKIRRFELRFNLISGIYNFELS